The Ziziphus jujuba cultivar Dongzao chromosome 7, ASM3175591v1 genome includes a region encoding these proteins:
- the LOC107425551 gene encoding ras-related protein Rab7 isoform X1, which translates to MDVSMKRRTLLKVIVLGDSGVGKTSLMNRYVYNKFSEQYKPTIGADFITKELLIDDKLVTLQIWDTAGQERFQSLGSAFYRGADCCILVYDINVHRSFETLQHWHDEFLKQADPTDPDIFPFVLLGNKIDIDGGSSRMVSDKKAREWCASRGNIPYFETSAKEDHNVDEAFLAAAKTALTNEREQVNIYFQGISETVSEVEPRGGCAC; encoded by the exons ATGGACGTTTCTATGAAAAGACGAACTCTTCTTAAGGTCATCGTCCTTGGGGATAGTGG GGTGGGAAAGACGTCTTTGATGAATCG ATACGTATATAATAAGTTCAGTGAACAGTATAAGCCTACAATTGGTGCTGATTTCATCACAAAAGAACTTCTGATTGACGACAAATTGGTGACTTTGCAA ATTTGGGACACAGCAGGGCAAGAAAGGTTCCAAAGTCTTGGCTCTGCATTTTATAGAGGGGCTGATTGCTGCATTCTTGTATATGATATAAATGTTCATAGATCATTTGAAACACTCCAGCACTGGCATGATGAGTTTCTCAAACAG GCAGATCCGACTGACCCTGATATATTTCCTTTTGTATTACTGGGAAACAAGATTGACATAGATGGTGGTAGCAGCCGAATG GTTTCAGATAAAAAAGCTAGGGAATGGTGTGCTTCTAGGGGGAATATACCTTACTTTGAGACCTCAGCAAAAGAGGACCACAATGTTGATGAAGCATTTCTTGCTGCGGCAAAAACTGCACTAACCAATGAACGGGAACAGGTCAACAT TTACTTCCAGGGTATCTCAGAAACTGTTTCAGAAGTAGAGCCAAGAGGAGGCTGTGCATGCTAA
- the LOC107425551 gene encoding ras-related protein Rab7 isoform X2 yields MNRYVYNKFSEQYKPTIGADFITKELLIDDKLVTLQIWDTAGQERFQSLGSAFYRGADCCILVYDINVHRSFETLQHWHDEFLKQADPTDPDIFPFVLLGNKIDIDGGSSRMVSDKKAREWCASRGNIPYFETSAKEDHNVDEAFLAAAKTALTNEREQVNIYFQGISETVSEVEPRGGCAC; encoded by the exons ATGAATCG ATACGTATATAATAAGTTCAGTGAACAGTATAAGCCTACAATTGGTGCTGATTTCATCACAAAAGAACTTCTGATTGACGACAAATTGGTGACTTTGCAA ATTTGGGACACAGCAGGGCAAGAAAGGTTCCAAAGTCTTGGCTCTGCATTTTATAGAGGGGCTGATTGCTGCATTCTTGTATATGATATAAATGTTCATAGATCATTTGAAACACTCCAGCACTGGCATGATGAGTTTCTCAAACAG GCAGATCCGACTGACCCTGATATATTTCCTTTTGTATTACTGGGAAACAAGATTGACATAGATGGTGGTAGCAGCCGAATG GTTTCAGATAAAAAAGCTAGGGAATGGTGTGCTTCTAGGGGGAATATACCTTACTTTGAGACCTCAGCAAAAGAGGACCACAATGTTGATGAAGCATTTCTTGCTGCGGCAAAAACTGCACTAACCAATGAACGGGAACAGGTCAACAT TTACTTCCAGGGTATCTCAGAAACTGTTTCAGAAGTAGAGCCAAGAGGAGGCTGTGCATGCTAA
- the LOC107425549 gene encoding iron-sulfur assembly protein IscA, chloroplastic, with protein MAFSAITMHCPSVLRLPNNQPSNSLPQNSFSLRFSPLKLNRRKPISIRSTSVPAAPAPTSEGLAPAILLSDSALKHLNTMRSERNEDLCLRIGVKQGGCSGMSYTMEFENRANTRPDDSVIEYKGFIIVCDPKSLLFVYGMQLDYSDALIGGGFSFKNPNATQTCGCGKSFAAEM; from the exons ATGGCGTTCTCTGCGATTACTATGCACTGCCCCTCTGTTCTTCGTCTACCCAACAACCAACCTTCGAATTCCTTGCCCCAAAATTCATTTTCTCTTCGGTTTTCACCGTTAAAGCTCAATCGTAGAAAACCCATCTCAATTCGATCAACTTCTGTTCCAG CTGCACCTGCACCAACATCTGAAGGGCTAGCACCTGCAATTTTGCTGTCGGATAGTGCACTGAAGCACTTGAATACGATGAGATCTGAACGTAATGAAGATTTATGCTTAAGAATTGGTGTTAAACAGGGTGGATGCTCAGGAATGTCATACACAATGGAATTTGAGAATCGTGCAAACACGAGACCAGATGACTCTGTCATTGAATATAAAGGTTTCATTATTG TTTGTGACCCAAAGAGCCTTCTCTTCGTATATGGCATGCAGTTGGATTACAGTGATGCCCTTATTGGTGGAGGTTTTTCTTTCAAGAACCCAAATGCTACACAAACATGTGGTTGTGGTAAATCTTTTGCTGCAGAAATGTAG